One genomic region from Siniperca chuatsi isolate FFG_IHB_CAS linkage group LG18, ASM2008510v1, whole genome shotgun sequence encodes:
- the zgc:122979 gene encoding dnaJ homolog subfamily B member 5, with amino-acid sequence MVLIWTQFGMKHKNVNVKCKVRVMHRGDSSGSSSSAESSKSEQDTPCLSIKPTGKDFYKVLGVSPESNEDEIKKAYRKMALKYHPDKNSDADAEDKFKEIAEAYEILTDPKKRSIYDQFGEEGLKNGMSMAGQGNVFRNNFHGDPHATFSSFFHGSDHFDIFFGSDVDGEDDLFNPFRRFPFSHVGGFAGYEGGLRRGQRRLQGDEVVHDLLVTLDEVMHGCTKHVKIARSRLNPDGRSLRSEDKVLNVVVKKGWRAGTKITFPREGDETPNSTPADITFILRDKEHTQYKRDGSNIVYTAKITLKEALCGCTVNVPTLDNRMMPLPCSDVIKPGAVRRLRGEGLPLPKSPSQRGDLVVEFQVLFPDRIPPQSREIIKHSLAQC; translated from the exons ATGGTTCTCATCTGGACCCAGTTCGGTATGAAgcacaaaaatgtgaatgtcAAGTGCAAAGTGCGAGTTATGCACAGGGGTGACAGCTCAGGCTCATCATCATCAGCG GAAAGCTCCAAATCTGAGCAGGACACGCCCTGCCTGTCCATCAAACCCACCGGCAAGGACTTCTACAAAGTCCTGGGTGTCTCCCCTGAATCCAACGAAGATGAGATCAAGAAGGCCTACAGGAAGATGGCTCTCAAGTACCACCCAGACAAGAACAGCGATGCTGATGCAGAGGACAAGTTCAAGGAGATCGCAGAGGCCTATGAGATCCTGACTGACCCCAAAAAGAGAAGCATATATGACCAGTTTGGAGAAGAAG gcCTTAAAAATGGAATGTCAATGGCGGGCCAAGGCAATGTTTTTCGCAATAATTTCCACGGTGACCCCCACGccaccttctcctccttcttccatGGCTCCGACCACTTTGACATCTTCTTTGGCTCCGACGTTGATGGCGAAGATGACCTCTTCAACCCCTTCAGACGGTTCCCCTTCAGCCATGTGGGCGGGTTCGCCGGCTACGAGGGCGGGTTGCGAAGAGGCCAGCGGCGGCTGCAGGGCGATGAGGTGGTGCACGACCTACTGGTGACCCTAGACGAGGTAATGCACGGCTGCACGAAGCATGTGAAGATCGCCCGCAGCCGCCTCAACCCTGACGGCCGCAGCCTGCGATCTGAGGACAAGGTGCTAAATGTGGTGGTGAAGAAAGGCTGGAGAGCGGGGACCAAGATCACCTTCCCCAGGGAGGGAGATGAGACGCCCAACAGCACCCCTGCAGACATCACCTTCATTCTCAGGGACAAAGAGCACACCCAGTACAAGAGAGACGGCTCCAACATCGTCTACACAGCCAAGATCACCCTCAAAGAG gCTCTCTGTGGCTGCACAGTAAACGTCCCAACACTTGACAACCGAATGATGCCTCTACCATGCAGCGATGTTATTAAACCAGGTGCTGTTCGGCGGCTGAGGGGCGAAGGTCTGCCCCTGCCCAAGAGCCCGTCCCAGCGAGGCGACTTGGTGGTGGAGTTCCAGGTGCTCTTCCCCGACAGGATCCCACCACAGTCCCGCGAGATCATCAAGCACAGCCTGGCCCAGTGCTAG
- the LOC122865533 gene encoding urea transporter 1-like isoform X3 gives MDNSKQPSHEEAPSHSFLFRAVRLFTGDMRLCGDWVKRQAVVIQLLDWIFRGVAQVMFVNNPLSGLLITAGLFLQNPWWALNGLLGTLVSTVSAILLGQNREAISAGLYGYNGTLVGILMAVFSAKGSWYWWLLLPNVFMSMLCPVVSSALSSVASKWDLPIFTLPFNILVCLHVAATGANHPYFPEVAFQPNYHLHPLNDSIKGFSISQLFLSVPVGVGQVYGCDSPWTGGLILLALLLSSPTICFHAMLGSAAGMLSGLPCGTGHALAAPHKDIYSGLWGYNSALSCIAIGGVFYVITWQTHLLALVCALFCAYMTAAISKLMSVLALPACTWPFCLSTLIFLLISSEIPAICRLPLSVVSYPEENRRYQRQLKAFKKAQHSQQSSSQDEAPLKANGGPNIQLVVKGGCSESV, from the exons ATGGACAACAGCAAACAGCCTTCACATGAAGAAGCTCCATCTCACTCCTTTCTCTTCAGAGCTGTTAGGCTTTTCACCGGGGACATGCGTCTCTGTGGAGATTGGGTGAAAA GACAGGCTGTGGTAATCCAACTGCTGGACTGGATTTTCCGAGGGGTGGCCCAGGTCATGTTTGTCAACAACCCTCTCAGTGGGCTCCTCATCACGGCCGGCCTCTTCCTACAGAACCCTTGGTGGGCTCTGAATGGTCTGCTGGGTACCCTTGTGTCCACTGTGTCTGCCATCTTACTGGGACAAAACAG GGAAGCCATATCAGCGGGTTTATATGGCTACAATGGAACCTTGGTCGGCATACTGATGGCTGTTTTCTCTGCCAAAGGAAGCTGGTACTGGTGGCTGTTATTGCCAAATGTGTTCATGTCCATGTTGTG CCCAGTGGTCTCCAGTGCTTTGTCCTCAGTTGCCAGCAAATGGGACCTCCCAATATTCACCCTCccttttaatattttggtgTGTCTACATGTTGCAGCTACAGGAGCTAATCACCCCTACTTTCCAGAG GTGGCTTTCCAGCCAAATTACCATCTGCACCCTCTTAATGACTCCATCAAAGGCTTCAGTATCTCTCAG CTATTCCTGTCTGTGCCAGTTGGTGTTGGCCAGGTGTATGGCTGCGACAGTCCTTGGACAGGAGGTCTCATCCTTCTGGCCCTGTTGCTTTCCTCACCAACTATCTGTTTTCATGCCATGTTGGGCTCTGCTGCTGGCATGCTGTCTG GTCTTCCCTGTGGTACAGGACATGCTCTGGCTGCTCCTCACAAGGACATTTACTCAGGGCTGTGGGGATATAACagtgctctatcctgcattgcCATTGGAGGAGTCTTCTACGTCATAACATGGCAAACCCATCTACTGGCTCTAGTATGTG CACTTTTCTGTGCATACATGACTGCAGCGATCTCAAAACTGATGTCTGTG CTTGCATTACCAGCCTGCACGTGGCCTTTCTGCCTGTCCactctcatcttcctcctcatttCCTCTGAGATCCCAGCCATCTGCAGACTGCCTTTGTCTGTGGTCTCCTACCCCGAGGAAAATCGGCGCTACCAGAGACAATTAAAGGCCTTCAAGAAAGCTCAGCACagtcagcagagcagcagccaaGACGAGGCCCCACTGAAGGCGAACGGAGGGCCAAATATCCAGTTGGTAGTAAAGGGGGGCTGCAGTGAATCTGTATGA
- the hwa gene encoding protein huluwa isoform X1, which yields MSQISQTTPSDLTGGYPVTNLTLVVLLLIPCVVILLLLNCLFLGYKLLILSKKNNRQKREETEEMLLQSTLQRVRRVSDVAFSPLQDGRRAYMSLSEPVLPHPVTSSRASSRERAGVDHRIRLLRPDGATGSGSLRAPSTIRVTSSASGSTPRRTYSISKAGWCKSAPVLPQSSDSEAETRVNLVPPNSPTQETEHVGYIHRSSTYDMLTDVNPGVAVHVFDKVDLECEYTNPPSETSCLNTSAVGPGLDSDFGASAGVSLRILSADSDGLSNGVLASALEWDYYDPCYVKQNNVPKHKHHRPVMHTKQYWV from the exons ATGTCGCAAATAAGTCAGACCACACCATCAGATCTGACTGGAGGTTACCCTGTGACAAATTTGACTTTAGTCGTCCTTTTGCTCATACCCTGTGTGGTCATTCTGCTTCTGCTGAACTGTCTGTTCCTGGGTTACAAGTTATTGATCCTGTCAAAGAAGAACAACAGACAGAAGCGAGAGGAAACGGAGGAGATGCTTTTGCAGTCCACCTTGCAAAGAGTCCGAAGAGTATCCGACGTAGCCTTCTCCCCGCTGCAGGACGGGAGGAGAGCTTACATGTCTCTGTCGGAGCCTGTCCTGCCGCATCCTGTCACATCTTCCAGGGCTTCATCCAGAGAGAGGGCCGGGGTGGATCACAGGATCCGGCTCCTGAGGCCAGATGGCGCCACTGGCTCAGGGTCCCTGAGGGCGCCGAGCACCATCCGGGTCACTTCCTCTGCGTCTGGTTCCACCCCAAGACGGACATACAGCATCAGCAAAGCGGGCTGGTGTAAAAGCGCACCAGTTTTACCGCAGTCCAGTGATTCAGAGGCTGAAACCAGAGTGAACCTTGTTCCGCCAAACTCTCCTACG CAGGAGACGGAACATGTGGGTTACATTCATCGGAGCAGTACTTACGACATGCTGACAGACGTGAACCCAGGTGTTGCAGTGCACGTGTTTGACAAAGTAGACTTGGAGTGCGAGTACACCAACCCGCCTTCAGAGACGTCCTGCCTGAACACATCTGCAGTGGGTCCTGGACTAGACAGCGACTTTGGTGCCAGTGCAG GTGTCTCCCTGCGGATTCTGTCAGCAGACAGTGACGGTCTGTCCAACGGTGTTTTGGCTTCAGCCTTGGAGTGGGATTATTATGACCCCTGCTATGTCAAACAGAATAATGTACCCAAACATAAACACCACAGACCTGTAATGCACACTAAACAGTACTGGGTGTAA
- the LOC122865533 gene encoding urea transporter 1-like isoform X2: MTSMDNSKQPSHEEAPSHSFLFRAVRLFTGDMRLCGDWVKRQAVVIQLLDWIFRGVAQVMFVNNPLSGLLITAGLFLQNPWWALNGLLGTLVSTVSAILLGQNREAISAGLYGYNGTLVGILMAVFSAKGSWYWWLLLPNVFMSMLCPVVSSALSSVASKWDLPIFTLPFNILVCLHVAATGANHPYFPEVAFQPNYHLHPLNDSIKGFSISQLFLSVPVGVGQVYGCDSPWTGGLILLALLLSSPTICFHAMLGSAAGMLSGLPCGTGHALAAPHKDIYSGLWGYNSALSCIAIGGVFYVITWQTHLLALVCALFCAYMTAAISKLMSVLALPACTWPFCLSTLIFLLISSEIPAICRLPLSVVSYPEENRRYQRQLKAFKKAQHSQQSSSQDEAPLKANGGPNIQLVVKGGCSESV, translated from the exons ATGA CAAGTATGGACAACAGCAAACAGCCTTCACATGAAGAAGCTCCATCTCACTCCTTTCTCTTCAGAGCTGTTAGGCTTTTCACCGGGGACATGCGTCTCTGTGGAGATTGGGTGAAAA GACAGGCTGTGGTAATCCAACTGCTGGACTGGATTTTCCGAGGGGTGGCCCAGGTCATGTTTGTCAACAACCCTCTCAGTGGGCTCCTCATCACGGCCGGCCTCTTCCTACAGAACCCTTGGTGGGCTCTGAATGGTCTGCTGGGTACCCTTGTGTCCACTGTGTCTGCCATCTTACTGGGACAAAACAG GGAAGCCATATCAGCGGGTTTATATGGCTACAATGGAACCTTGGTCGGCATACTGATGGCTGTTTTCTCTGCCAAAGGAAGCTGGTACTGGTGGCTGTTATTGCCAAATGTGTTCATGTCCATGTTGTG CCCAGTGGTCTCCAGTGCTTTGTCCTCAGTTGCCAGCAAATGGGACCTCCCAATATTCACCCTCccttttaatattttggtgTGTCTACATGTTGCAGCTACAGGAGCTAATCACCCCTACTTTCCAGAG GTGGCTTTCCAGCCAAATTACCATCTGCACCCTCTTAATGACTCCATCAAAGGCTTCAGTATCTCTCAG CTATTCCTGTCTGTGCCAGTTGGTGTTGGCCAGGTGTATGGCTGCGACAGTCCTTGGACAGGAGGTCTCATCCTTCTGGCCCTGTTGCTTTCCTCACCAACTATCTGTTTTCATGCCATGTTGGGCTCTGCTGCTGGCATGCTGTCTG GTCTTCCCTGTGGTACAGGACATGCTCTGGCTGCTCCTCACAAGGACATTTACTCAGGGCTGTGGGGATATAACagtgctctatcctgcattgcCATTGGAGGAGTCTTCTACGTCATAACATGGCAAACCCATCTACTGGCTCTAGTATGTG CACTTTTCTGTGCATACATGACTGCAGCGATCTCAAAACTGATGTCTGTG CTTGCATTACCAGCCTGCACGTGGCCTTTCTGCCTGTCCactctcatcttcctcctcatttCCTCTGAGATCCCAGCCATCTGCAGACTGCCTTTGTCTGTGGTCTCCTACCCCGAGGAAAATCGGCGCTACCAGAGACAATTAAAGGCCTTCAAGAAAGCTCAGCACagtcagcagagcagcagccaaGACGAGGCCCCACTGAAGGCGAACGGAGGGCCAAATATCCAGTTGGTAGTAAAGGGGGGCTGCAGTGAATCTGTATGA
- the LOC122865533 gene encoding urea transporter 1-like isoform X1, which translates to MTASMDNSKQPSHEEAPSHSFLFRAVRLFTGDMRLCGDWVKRQAVVIQLLDWIFRGVAQVMFVNNPLSGLLITAGLFLQNPWWALNGLLGTLVSTVSAILLGQNREAISAGLYGYNGTLVGILMAVFSAKGSWYWWLLLPNVFMSMLCPVVSSALSSVASKWDLPIFTLPFNILVCLHVAATGANHPYFPEVAFQPNYHLHPLNDSIKGFSISQLFLSVPVGVGQVYGCDSPWTGGLILLALLLSSPTICFHAMLGSAAGMLSGLPCGTGHALAAPHKDIYSGLWGYNSALSCIAIGGVFYVITWQTHLLALVCALFCAYMTAAISKLMSVLALPACTWPFCLSTLIFLLISSEIPAICRLPLSVVSYPEENRRYQRQLKAFKKAQHSQQSSSQDEAPLKANGGPNIQLVVKGGCSESV; encoded by the exons ATGACAGCAAGTATGGACAACAGCAAACAGCCTTCACATGAAGAAGCTCCATCTCACTCCTTTCTCTTCAGAGCTGTTAGGCTTTTCACCGGGGACATGCGTCTCTGTGGAGATTGGGTGAAAA GACAGGCTGTGGTAATCCAACTGCTGGACTGGATTTTCCGAGGGGTGGCCCAGGTCATGTTTGTCAACAACCCTCTCAGTGGGCTCCTCATCACGGCCGGCCTCTTCCTACAGAACCCTTGGTGGGCTCTGAATGGTCTGCTGGGTACCCTTGTGTCCACTGTGTCTGCCATCTTACTGGGACAAAACAG GGAAGCCATATCAGCGGGTTTATATGGCTACAATGGAACCTTGGTCGGCATACTGATGGCTGTTTTCTCTGCCAAAGGAAGCTGGTACTGGTGGCTGTTATTGCCAAATGTGTTCATGTCCATGTTGTG CCCAGTGGTCTCCAGTGCTTTGTCCTCAGTTGCCAGCAAATGGGACCTCCCAATATTCACCCTCccttttaatattttggtgTGTCTACATGTTGCAGCTACAGGAGCTAATCACCCCTACTTTCCAGAG GTGGCTTTCCAGCCAAATTACCATCTGCACCCTCTTAATGACTCCATCAAAGGCTTCAGTATCTCTCAG CTATTCCTGTCTGTGCCAGTTGGTGTTGGCCAGGTGTATGGCTGCGACAGTCCTTGGACAGGAGGTCTCATCCTTCTGGCCCTGTTGCTTTCCTCACCAACTATCTGTTTTCATGCCATGTTGGGCTCTGCTGCTGGCATGCTGTCTG GTCTTCCCTGTGGTACAGGACATGCTCTGGCTGCTCCTCACAAGGACATTTACTCAGGGCTGTGGGGATATAACagtgctctatcctgcattgcCATTGGAGGAGTCTTCTACGTCATAACATGGCAAACCCATCTACTGGCTCTAGTATGTG CACTTTTCTGTGCATACATGACTGCAGCGATCTCAAAACTGATGTCTGTG CTTGCATTACCAGCCTGCACGTGGCCTTTCTGCCTGTCCactctcatcttcctcctcatttCCTCTGAGATCCCAGCCATCTGCAGACTGCCTTTGTCTGTGGTCTCCTACCCCGAGGAAAATCGGCGCTACCAGAGACAATTAAAGGCCTTCAAGAAAGCTCAGCACagtcagcagagcagcagccaaGACGAGGCCCCACTGAAGGCGAACGGAGGGCCAAATATCCAGTTGGTAGTAAAGGGGGGCTGCAGTGAATCTGTATGA
- the LOC122865533 gene encoding urea transporter 1-like isoform X4: protein MTASMDNSKQPSHEEAPSHSFLFRAVRLFTGDMRLCGDWVKRQAVVIQLLDWIFRGVAQVMFVNNPLSGLLITAGLFLQNPWWALNGLLGTLVSTVSAILLGQNREAISAGLYGYNGTLVGILMAVFSAKGSWYWWLLLPNVFMSMLCPVVSSALSSVASKWDLPIFTLPFNILVCLHVAATGANHPYFPEVAFQPNYHLHPLNDSIKGFSISQLFLSVPVGVGQVYGCDSPWTGGLILLALLLSSPTICFHAMLGSAAGMLSGHALAAPHKDIYSGLWGYNSALSCIAIGGVFYVITWQTHLLALVCALFCAYMTAAISKLMSVLALPACTWPFCLSTLIFLLISSEIPAICRLPLSVVSYPEENRRYQRQLKAFKKAQHSQQSSSQDEAPLKANGGPNIQLVVKGGCSESV from the exons ATGACAGCAAGTATGGACAACAGCAAACAGCCTTCACATGAAGAAGCTCCATCTCACTCCTTTCTCTTCAGAGCTGTTAGGCTTTTCACCGGGGACATGCGTCTCTGTGGAGATTGGGTGAAAA GACAGGCTGTGGTAATCCAACTGCTGGACTGGATTTTCCGAGGGGTGGCCCAGGTCATGTTTGTCAACAACCCTCTCAGTGGGCTCCTCATCACGGCCGGCCTCTTCCTACAGAACCCTTGGTGGGCTCTGAATGGTCTGCTGGGTACCCTTGTGTCCACTGTGTCTGCCATCTTACTGGGACAAAACAG GGAAGCCATATCAGCGGGTTTATATGGCTACAATGGAACCTTGGTCGGCATACTGATGGCTGTTTTCTCTGCCAAAGGAAGCTGGTACTGGTGGCTGTTATTGCCAAATGTGTTCATGTCCATGTTGTG CCCAGTGGTCTCCAGTGCTTTGTCCTCAGTTGCCAGCAAATGGGACCTCCCAATATTCACCCTCccttttaatattttggtgTGTCTACATGTTGCAGCTACAGGAGCTAATCACCCCTACTTTCCAGAG GTGGCTTTCCAGCCAAATTACCATCTGCACCCTCTTAATGACTCCATCAAAGGCTTCAGTATCTCTCAG CTATTCCTGTCTGTGCCAGTTGGTGTTGGCCAGGTGTATGGCTGCGACAGTCCTTGGACAGGAGGTCTCATCCTTCTGGCCCTGTTGCTTTCCTCACCAACTATCTGTTTTCATGCCATGTTGGGCTCTGCTGCTGGCATGCTGTCTG GACATGCTCTGGCTGCTCCTCACAAGGACATTTACTCAGGGCTGTGGGGATATAACagtgctctatcctgcattgcCATTGGAGGAGTCTTCTACGTCATAACATGGCAAACCCATCTACTGGCTCTAGTATGTG CACTTTTCTGTGCATACATGACTGCAGCGATCTCAAAACTGATGTCTGTG CTTGCATTACCAGCCTGCACGTGGCCTTTCTGCCTGTCCactctcatcttcctcctcatttCCTCTGAGATCCCAGCCATCTGCAGACTGCCTTTGTCTGTGGTCTCCTACCCCGAGGAAAATCGGCGCTACCAGAGACAATTAAAGGCCTTCAAGAAAGCTCAGCACagtcagcagagcagcagccaaGACGAGGCCCCACTGAAGGCGAACGGAGGGCCAAATATCCAGTTGGTAGTAAAGGGGGGCTGCAGTGAATCTGTATGA
- the thbs4b gene encoding thrombospondin-4-B, with translation MGVWTALILASQLLLKLCLHVEAQALVYDLLTSPDCLPDLLQGGLAEQGVNEAFILTSFKLQPKTGTTVFGLFNPRDNSKYFEFTVMGKLNRAVLRYLRSDRRMSSVTFNNLVLADGQQHRLLFHLKGMQQQGPGGVELHLDCRLVETVRDLPAAFQGLPAGYGMVELKTMQAREQESLDELKLVVGDSFENVASLQDCYLQQRDSVQTLGVNTKQLSNQMLELTKVINELKDVLIQQVKETSFLRNTISECQACGLGGTEVVKQRCAPGVCFRNDMCIETADGVECGPCPDGYTGDGFNCDDVDECQFNPCFPGVKCVNTAPGYRCDACPLGFTGLAVEGVGVLFAQTNKQVCDDIDECKRPDNGGCTANSMCHNSVGSYHCGSCKSGFTGDQVKGCKPELSCGNSLTNPCDINALCTVERDGSVSCQCGIGWAGNGYLCGKDTDIDGYPDEKLKCKDINCKKDNCVYVPNSGQEDADRDGQGDTCDDDADGDGIPNGQDNCWLKPNVDQRNSDKDSHGDACDNCRMVENPDQRDTDNDGKGDACDDDMDGDGLTNFLDNCQRVKNRDQLDRDGDGVGDACDSCPDIPNPNQSDVDNDLVGDSCDTNQDSDGDGHQDTKDNCPLVINSSQLDTDKDGLGDECDDDDDNDGIPDILPPGPDNCRLVPNPDQIDDNNDGVGDMCESDFDQDKVIDRIDNCPENAEVTLTDFRAYQTVVLDPEGDAQIDPNWVVLNQGMEIVQTMNSDPGLAVGYTAFSGVDFEGTFHVNTVTDDDYAGFIFGYQDSSSFYVVMWKQTEQTYWQATPFRAVAEPGIQLKAVKSRSGPGEHLRNSLWHTGDTNDQVRLLWKDPRNVGWKDKVSYRWYLQHRPQVGYIRARFYEGTELVADSGVTIDTTMRGGRLGVFCFSQENIIWSNLKYRCNDTIPEDFQEFSTQHGVDSL, from the exons TCTATGATCTGCTCACCTCGCCTGATTGCCTGCCAGACCTGCTGCAGGGGGGTCTGGCTGAGCAAGGGGTGAACGAGGCTTTCATCCTAACGTCCTTCAAGTTGCAGCCCAAGACCGGAACCACTGTGTTTGGCCTGTTCAACCCCAGGGACAACAGCAAGTACTTTGAGTTCACTGTGATGGGGAAGCTCAATAGAG CTGTGTTACGCTACCTGCGGAGTGACAGGAGGATGAGCTCAGTAACCTTCAACAACCTGGTGCTGGCAGATGGCCAACAACACAGACTGTTGTTCCACCTGAAGGGGATGCAGCAACAGGGGCCAGGCGGGGTGGAGCTGCATCTGGACTGCAGGCTGGTGGAGACGGTCAGGGATCTCCCTGCTGCCTTCCAGGGTTTGCCAGCAGGCTATGGTATGGTGGAGCTAAAGACCATGCAAGCCAGAGAGCAG GAGAGTTTAGACGAGCTCAAGCTGGTGGTTGGGGACTCATTTGAGAATGTTGCTTCATTACAAGACTGCTATTTACAACAAAGAGACTCCGTCCAAACTCTGG GGGTCAACACGAAGCAGCTGTCCAATCAAATGCTGGAGTTAACGAAGGTGataaatgagctgaaagatgtcCTCATTCAGCAG GTCAAAGAGACCTCATTTCTCAGAAACACCATCTCAGAGTGTCAGGCCTGTG GTCTGGGAGGTACTGAGGTGGTGAAACAAAGGTGTGCCCCAGGTGTCTGTTTCCGTAACGATATGTGTATAGAGACAGCGGATGGTGTCGAGTGTGGACCGTGTCCTGATGGGTACACTGGTGACGGTTTCAACTGTGATGATGTGGATGAG TGCCAGTTTAACCCCTGCTTCCCTGGAGTGAAGTGCGTGAACACTGCCCCGGGCTACCGCTGTGACGCCTGTCCGCTGGGCTTCACCGGCCTGGCAGTGGAGGGTGTGGGCGTTTTGTTCGCCCAGACCAACAAGCAG GTCTGTGACGACATCGACGAATGCAAAAGACCGGACAACGGAGGCTGCACTGCAAACTCAATGTGCCACAACTCTGTG GGCTCTTACCACTGCGGCAGCTGTAAGTCAGGTTTCACAGGAGATCAGGTGAAGGGCTGTAAACCAGAGCTCAGCTGCGGCAACAGCCTGACCAACCCATGTGATATCAACGCTCTGTGTACTGTAGAGAGGGACGGGTCAGTGTCTTGTCAG TGTGGAATTGGCTGGGCCGGTAACGGATACCTGTGTGGGAAGGACACCGACATTGATGGATACCCAGATGAGAAGCTCAAATGCAAAGACATAAACTGTAAAAAG GATAACTGCGTCTACGTTCCTAACTCTGGTCAAGAGGATGCCGACAGGGACGGTCAAGGAGACACCTGTGATGATGATGCAGATGGAGATGGTATACCAAACGGGCAG GACAACTGCTGGTTAAAGCCCAATGTGGACCAGAGGAACAGCGATAAGGACAGCCATGGGGATGCCTGTGACAACTGTCGCATGGTGGAGAACCCTGACCAGAGGGATACTGACAACGATGGCAAAGGGGATGCCTGTGATGACGACATGGATGGAGATG GACTGACGAACTTTCTGGACAACTGTCAGCGTGTCAAGAACAGAGACCAGCTGGACCGGGACGGAGACGGAGTGGGAGATGCCTGCGACAGCTGCCCCGACATCCCCAACCCAAACCAG TCTGATGTTGACAATGACCTGGTTGGAGACTCTTGTGACACAAACCAAGACAG TGATGGCGATGGTCACCAGGATACCAAGGATAATTGCCCACTCGTGATCAATAGTTCACAGTTGGACACCGACAAAGACGGGCTGGGTGACGAGTGTGACGATGACGACGACAACGATGGGATCCCTGACATTTTGCCACCGGGACCAGACAACTGCCGGCTGGTACCAAACCCTGACCAGATCGACGACAATA ATGATGGAGTTGGAGACATGTGTGAGTCTGACTTCGACCAGGACAAAGTGATTGACAGGATTGACAACTGTCCTGAGAATGCAGAGGTTACCTTGACTGACTTCAGGGCCTATCAGACGGTGGTGTTGGACCCTGAGGGTGACGCCCAGATTGACCCCAACTGGGTTGTTTTGAACCAG GGAATGGAAATTGTCCAGACCATGAATAGTGACCCAGGACTTGCTGTTG GTTACACTGCTTTCAGTGGAGTGGACTTTGAGGGCACATTTCATGTAAATACAGTGACTGACGACGACTACGCCGGCTTCATCTTTGGCTACCAGGACTCATCCTCCTTCTACGTGGTGATGTGGAAGCAGACTGAACAGACCTACTGGCAGGCGACACCCTTCAGAGCCGTGGCCGAGCCCGGCATCCAGCTTAAG GCTGTGAAGTCTAGATCAGGCCCTGGGGAGCACTTGAGAAACTCACTGTGGCACACAGGAGACACCAACGACCAGGTTCGTCTGCTGTGGAAGGACCCAAGGAACGTAGGCTGGAAGGACAAGGTGTCCTACCGCTGGTACCTGCAGCACCGCCCACAGGTTGGATACATCAG ggCACGGTTTTATGAGGGAACTGAGCTGGTGGCAGACTCTGGTGTGACTATTGACACAACCatgagaggaggaagacttggTGTGTTCTGTTTCTCTCAAGAAAACATCATCTGGTCCAATTTGAAATACCGCTGCAATG ACACCATCCCAGAGGATTTCCAGGAGTTCAGCACTCAGCACGGCGTTGACTCACTTTAA
- the hwa gene encoding protein huluwa isoform X2: MSQISQTTPSDLTGGYPVTNLTLVVLLLIPCVVILLLLNCLFLGYKLLILSKKNNRQKREETEEMLLQSTLQRVRRVSDVAFSPLQDGRRAYMSLSEPVLPHPVTSSRASSRERAGVDHRIRLLRPDGATGSGSLRAPSTIRVTSSASGSTPRRTYSISKAGWCKSAPVLPQSSDSEAETRVNLVPPNSPTETEHVGYIHRSSTYDMLTDVNPGVAVHVFDKVDLECEYTNPPSETSCLNTSAVGPGLDSDFGASAGVSLRILSADSDGLSNGVLASALEWDYYDPCYVKQNNVPKHKHHRPVMHTKQYWV; the protein is encoded by the exons ATGTCGCAAATAAGTCAGACCACACCATCAGATCTGACTGGAGGTTACCCTGTGACAAATTTGACTTTAGTCGTCCTTTTGCTCATACCCTGTGTGGTCATTCTGCTTCTGCTGAACTGTCTGTTCCTGGGTTACAAGTTATTGATCCTGTCAAAGAAGAACAACAGACAGAAGCGAGAGGAAACGGAGGAGATGCTTTTGCAGTCCACCTTGCAAAGAGTCCGAAGAGTATCCGACGTAGCCTTCTCCCCGCTGCAGGACGGGAGGAGAGCTTACATGTCTCTGTCGGAGCCTGTCCTGCCGCATCCTGTCACATCTTCCAGGGCTTCATCCAGAGAGAGGGCCGGGGTGGATCACAGGATCCGGCTCCTGAGGCCAGATGGCGCCACTGGCTCAGGGTCCCTGAGGGCGCCGAGCACCATCCGGGTCACTTCCTCTGCGTCTGGTTCCACCCCAAGACGGACATACAGCATCAGCAAAGCGGGCTGGTGTAAAAGCGCACCAGTTTTACCGCAGTCCAGTGATTCAGAGGCTGAAACCAGAGTGAACCTTGTTCCGCCAAACTCTCCTACG GAGACGGAACATGTGGGTTACATTCATCGGAGCAGTACTTACGACATGCTGACAGACGTGAACCCAGGTGTTGCAGTGCACGTGTTTGACAAAGTAGACTTGGAGTGCGAGTACACCAACCCGCCTTCAGAGACGTCCTGCCTGAACACATCTGCAGTGGGTCCTGGACTAGACAGCGACTTTGGTGCCAGTGCAG GTGTCTCCCTGCGGATTCTGTCAGCAGACAGTGACGGTCTGTCCAACGGTGTTTTGGCTTCAGCCTTGGAGTGGGATTATTATGACCCCTGCTATGTCAAACAGAATAATGTACCCAAACATAAACACCACAGACCTGTAATGCACACTAAACAGTACTGGGTGTAA